The nucleotide sequence AGTTCGACGTGGCCATCTCGTACCTCATCCGCCGCCTGGAGGAGAACGCGAGCCAGGAGAACTTCATGTCGGCGGTGTTCGAGCTGAGCACGTCGTCCGAGCTGTTCGCGCGGGAGGAGTCGCGGTTCCGGGCGTCGCTCCAGGGCGTCGACGACGCGATCCCGGCGCCGAACCGCACGCAGGACCGCCGCTTCCCGCCGGAGCTCGACGACGTGGATCCGCTCGCCGAGCCCGAGACGCCCGAGGAGCCCGAGGAGGAGGTCGACCCGCAGCTCACGAGCGTGGTGCAGGGCTTCACGCGCGGATCCCTGCTGACGCCCGACGCGCTCGTCGACCCCGACGCCTCCGCGACGCCGTTCCACAACGCGGCCGACACGGATCCGGCGCTGCCGACGAACCGCGCCTGGGGCCGCGAGATCCTGTCGCGCGTCGAGGCCTCGCAGCTGGGCGTCGCGACCATCGAGTCCGCGCGCATCGACTCCACCGGGCAGCTGGACGACATCATCGACGGCGTCCGCACCGCCGCGGCCTCCTGGGGCGCCCGACCCGGCGACCAGCGCGCGGCGCTCCTGCACCGCGTCGGCGTCGCGATCGAGCGCAACCGCGCGCGCCTCATCGAGGTGATGGCGTCGGAGACCGGCAAGACCATCGCCGAGGCCGACCCCGAGGTCAGCGAGGCCGTGGACTTCGCGCACTACTACGCCGAGCGCGCCCGCGACCTCGACCGCGTGCAGGGCGCCCGCTTCGTCCCGTCGCGCGTCACCGTCGTGGCGCCGCCGTGGAACTTCCCCGTCGCGATCCCCGCGGGCAGCATGCTCGCGGCCCTCGCATCCGGCAGCGGCGTGGTCGTGAAGCCCGCAGGCCAGGCCCGCCGATCCGGCGCCGTGCTCGTCGAGGCGCTCCGCGAGGCCGGCGTGCCGCGCGAGCTGCTCGCGCTCGTCGACGCCGGCGAGGCCGAGTTCGGCGAGCACCTCATCTCGCACCCGGCCGTCGACCGCGTGATCCTCACGGGCGGCTACGAGACCGCCGAGGTCTTCCGCTCCTGGCGCTCGGACCTCCCGCTCCTCGCGGAGACCAGCGGCAAGAACGCCATCATCGTGACCCCGAGCGCCGACCTCGACCTGGCCGCGGCCGACGTCGTGAAGAGCGCCTTCGGCCACGCCGGCCAGAAGTGCTCGGCGGCGAGCCTCGTGATCCTCGTGGGCTCGGTCGGCAAGTCCCGACGGTTCCTCACGCAGCTCACCGACGCCGTGTCGTCGCTGCGCGTGGGCTACCCGTCGGATCCCACCACGCAGATGGGCCCGATCATCGAGCCCGCCGCCGGCAAGCTCAAGCACGCGCTCACGCAGCTCGGCGTCGGCGAGAAGTGGCTCGTGGAGCCCGAGGCCAAGGACGAGACCGGGCGCCTCTGGTCGCCGGGCGTCCGCGACGGCGTGAAGCCCGGGTCGTACTTCCACCTCACCGAGTTCTTCGGCCCCGTGCTCGGCGTGATGCGCGCCCGCACCCTCGAGGAGGCGATCCGCTTCCAGAACGCCATCCCCTACGGCCTCACCGCGGGCCTGCACAGCCTCGACGCGCGCGAGCTCGAGCAGTGGCTCGAGACCGTGGAGGCGGGCAACCTCTACGTCAACCGCGGGATCACGGGCGCGATCGTGCAGCGCCAGCCGTTCGGCGGGTGGAAGCGCTCCTCGGTCGGATCCGGCACGAAGGCCGGCGGCCCGAACTACCTCATGGGCCTCGGGTCCTGGGTCGCGGACGCGGGCCGGCACTCGAGCTCGCTGCACCTGCGCGGGCTGTCGCCGCGGGTGACGGAGCTCATCGAGTCGGCGCAGCCCGCCATCCGCTACGAGGACTTCGACCTCGTGCGCCGCTCCGCCCTCAGCGACGCGGTCGCGTGGCATGACGAGTTCGGCCAGGTGAAGGACCCGAGCGGGCTCGGCGTGGAGCGGAACCTGTTCCGCTACCGCCCGCTGCCTGTCACGGTGCGGCTCACGGAGTCGGGCGCGCTCGCCGACCTGCTGCGCGTCCTCGCGGCCGGGCGGCTGGCGCGTGCGGAGATGCACGTGTCGGTGCCGGGGATCCTCCCGGCCGGCCTCGGCCAGGTGCTCGACGACCTGCCGAGCGTGCACGTGACCATCGAGACCGACGATGCGTGGCTCGCCCGGGTCGCCGCCGACGGGATCGCGACGGAGCGCGTGCGGCTCGTCGCCGCGCGCGACTCGCGGCTCGTGGAGGCGCGCGCCCTGTCCGACGCGCTCCGCGGCACGCCCGACGTGGCCGTCTTCGCGGACGAGATCACCGCCGCCGGCCGCGTCGAGATGCTCACGTTCCTGCGCGAGCAGGCCATCAGCATCACGGCCCACCGCTTCGGCAACCCGGACGACTGGAGCGAGGCGGTCATCTAGGCGACGGCCATCGAGGTCCGCGCGCTCCAGGCCGCGGAGACGGACGGGACGCGGGCGCAGCGCCGGGGATGATCCGCTCGCGGGCCTCCCGGATCCGCGACCCTGGGCGCATGCAGACATCCGTGGCCGTCGACCGCGCCCGCGCGCTGTGGGACGGCGGCCGGCGGAGGGACGCGATCGTCGAGCTGCGGGCCCGCGTGCGGAAGGAGCCCGGCGACGCGGTCGCGCGACTGCTGCTCGCGTCGTGGTACCGCGAGGTGCGCGCGCCCGACCAGGCCGGACGCTGGGGGATCGCCCTGCCCGGCTGGACCGCCCCGCGCGAGCGCGAGCTGCTGGCGCGGCTGATCGCGTCGTCCGGCGTGCCAGACGACCGCCTCGGGCGCTTCCTCGCGCTGCCCGCGGGCGAGCGGCCCGCCGAGCTCGACGAGGTCATGGCGATCGTGGACGGTCTCCGCGCCCCTGACGGCTGGCGCGGCGCGAAGCCGCTGCGACCGTGCGACCTGCGGAGCCGGATCGCGCATGCCGTCCACGTGCTCGGCTGGCTGCTGCTCTCCGGCGCTCTCCTGATGTCCGGGCTCGTCGCGCTGACCGGCGACGACGCCACGTCCCCCGCGCGCGGCGGCGTCGCGGTGGGGCTCGTCCTGCTCGCTGTGGCCGCTGTCGTGGAGGGCACACGGGCCCGCCGGGGCTGGTGGTGGATCGGCCCGTCGGCGGTGCTGCTCGCCGCTGCCCTGATGGCGGCCGCCGTGACGCTCGTGCGGATGGCGGTCTGACCGCCGCCTAGGGTCGACACGTGATCCCCGCTCCCGCCGTCATGCACGTCGCGGTGGCGCGGGTGGCCGAGACCGCCGACCGCGCGGCCCGCACAGCCGCCGGCCGCGTCGCGCTGCGGACGCTCGTGGCGGGGGTCGCCGGCGCGGATCCCGCCGACGTCACCGTGCGCGCCCGCTGCGCGACCTGCGGCGGAGAGCACGGCCGTCCGGTGCTCGGCGGATCTCGCGCGCTCGACGGACTGCACGCGAGCGTCGCGCACGCGGGCGACGCCGTGGTGGTCGGGGTGTCGACGGACGGCCCGATCGGCATCGACGCCGAGCCGCGCGGTCGCGAGGCGCCGCCCGGGACGACGCTCGCGGAGTGGGTGCGGATCGAGGCGGTGCTGAAGGCCGACGGCCGCGGGCTCGCGGTGGATCCGGCGCGCGTTCGGTTCGCGGGCGACGCGCGCGGGACCGTCGCGTGGATCGACGGCGAGCCCGCGCGCTACCGGGTGGTCGACGCGGAGCTCGGGAGCTGGCTGGTCGTGGCGGTCGCGCGGCGCGGCCTCGGCCAGGTGGTCGTGCGGATCCGGGACCCGGACGGGCCGGGATCCGGCGCCTGACGCCTCAGCGCCGCCCGACCCGCGGCAGCGCAGGCAGCGGCGCGTCCGCGAGCCACGCGCGCAGCAGCGCGCCCGCGTCGCCGGCCGCGCCCACGAGGTCCGCCGTGGTGCGCGGCGCCGTCCACGCCGGATCCGTCCAGCGCAGCAGCAGCTGCCGCCACGCCGCGTCGCCGAGGGTGAGCCGAAGCGCGTGCACCGCGAGGGCGCCTCGCTTGTAGACGACGTCGTCGAACATCGACTCGGGGCCGGGATCGCCGATGCCCATCTGCGTGCCGTAGCGGTCGAGGCGCGCGTGGTGCTGGCGCGCGAGCTGGTCCGCGGTGGGCCCGCCGGACTCCTCCGACCACAGCCACTCGGCGTAGCAGGCGAAGCCCTCGTTGAGCCAGATGTGCTGCCACGACGCGAGGCCCACGGAGTTGCCGAACCACTGGTGCGCGAGCTCGTGGGCGACGAGCCGCTCGGATCCGCCCGTGCCGTCCGCGTGGTTGGAGCCGAGCACGGCCATCGCCTGCGCCTCGAGGGGGATCTCCAGCTCGTCGTCCGTGACCACCACCCGGTACTCGTCGAACGGGTACGGCCCGAACAGCGTCTCGAAGAACGCCATCATGCGGGGCACGAGCGCGAGGTCCTGCAGCACGCGGGCCTCGCGGGGCTTGGGGTACGCGAACACGGCCTGGGTGGATCCGGCGGGCACGCGCTTCTCGGAGTACCGGCCGATCTGCACGGTCGCGAGGTACGGCGCGGTGCGTGCGTCCTGCTCGTACGTCCAG is from Clavibacter sp. A6099 and encodes:
- a CDS encoding proline dehydrogenase family protein, whose amino-acid sequence is MTAETASAPETAPASETAQFPTVEGTAAAPDREALADRSVALVRTWLAEAAQHPADPSAERLAGVLKDENGLDFTIGFVDRVVRPEDLPVAGNSLAALTAKTPGFLPWYMQGAIRAGGILGPVLPQVVVPVARRVLREMVGHLIVDATSEKLGPAIQKLREGGSRLNLNLLGEAVLGEKEAARRLAGTRELLARDDVDYVSIKVSSVVSQLSMWAFDEAVDKVVERLTPLYELASKAATPKFINLDMEEYKDLDLTIEVFTRVLDQPQLKDLEAGIVLQAYLPDALAGLQRLTAWAQERRAAGGAPIKVRIVKGANLAMEQVDGRMHDWPVATWATKEQTDTHYKRMLEHALQPAAADAVKIGVAGHNLFDVAYAWLLAEERGVTDRIEFEMLLGMATGQAEAVKRTVGGLLLYTPVVHPTEFDVAISYLIRRLEENASQENFMSAVFELSTSSELFAREESRFRASLQGVDDAIPAPNRTQDRRFPPELDDVDPLAEPETPEEPEEEVDPQLTSVVQGFTRGSLLTPDALVDPDASATPFHNAADTDPALPTNRAWGREILSRVEASQLGVATIESARIDSTGQLDDIIDGVRTAAASWGARPGDQRAALLHRVGVAIERNRARLIEVMASETGKTIAEADPEVSEAVDFAHYYAERARDLDRVQGARFVPSRVTVVAPPWNFPVAIPAGSMLAALASGSGVVVKPAGQARRSGAVLVEALREAGVPRELLALVDAGEAEFGEHLISHPAVDRVILTGGYETAEVFRSWRSDLPLLAETSGKNAIIVTPSADLDLAAADVVKSAFGHAGQKCSAASLVILVGSVGKSRRFLTQLTDAVSSLRVGYPSDPTTQMGPIIEPAAGKLKHALTQLGVGEKWLVEPEAKDETGRLWSPGVRDGVKPGSYFHLTEFFGPVLGVMRARTLEEAIRFQNAIPYGLTAGLHSLDARELEQWLETVEAGNLYVNRGITGAIVQRQPFGGWKRSSVGSGTKAGGPNYLMGLGSWVADAGRHSSSLHLRGLSPRVTELIESAQPAIRYEDFDLVRRSALSDAVAWHDEFGQVKDPSGLGVERNLFRYRPLPVTVRLTESGALADLLRVLAAGRLARAEMHVSVPGILPAGLGQVLDDLPSVHVTIETDDAWLARVAADGIATERVRLVAARDSRLVEARALSDALRGTPDVAVFADEITAAGRVEMLTFLREQAISITAHRFGNPDDWSEAVI
- a CDS encoding 4'-phosphopantetheinyl transferase family protein yields the protein MIPAPAVMHVAVARVAETADRAARTAAGRVALRTLVAGVAGADPADVTVRARCATCGGEHGRPVLGGSRALDGLHASVAHAGDAVVVGVSTDGPIGIDAEPRGREAPPGTTLAEWVRIEAVLKADGRGLAVDPARVRFAGDARGTVAWIDGEPARYRVVDAELGSWLVVAVARRGLGQVVVRIRDPDGPGSGA
- a CDS encoding M1 family metallopeptidase, with protein sequence MRATAGPASGDAYTPEVGSSAYAVERYDLDLDYRVARNRLKARAVITAVAREPLARFELDLTGLRAGDVRVDGRRETRHVQRGGRLVVTPAAPIPAGTTFTVDVAYSGEPGPRRTVWGDLGWEELGDGVLVASQPSGASTWFPCNDRPDDRAAFRIRIACEVDYTVIASGRLVSRLERSGRATWTYEQDARTAPYLATVQIGRYSEKRVPAGSTQAVFAYPKPREARVLQDLALVPRMMAFFETLFGPYPFDEYRVVVTDDELEIPLEAQAMAVLGSNHADGTGGSERLVAHELAHQWFGNSVGLASWQHIWLNEGFACYAEWLWSEESGGPTADQLARQHHARLDRYGTQMGIGDPGPESMFDDVVYKRGALAVHALRLTLGDAAWRQLLLRWTDPAWTAPRTTADLVGAAGDAGALLRAWLADAPLPALPRVGRR